Within Desulfobacter sp., the genomic segment AGGTGGGTCTGACCCATGCCGCCGCCACCTATGTGCTGATCCTGGTCCTGGTCAGCGTGCTCAATTATGTCCGGGAGGGCCGGGCAAAGCGGTATATCCAGAAGGCTTTTTCCCACTATCTGGCCCCGGATGTGGTCTCCTCACTGATTAAACAGCCGGGAAAACTCACCCTCTCCGGGGAGCAGAAAGAACTGACCGTGCTTTTTTCGGATATCCGGGATTTTACCAGTATTTCCGAGAAAATGGATTCCAGTACCCTGGGCCGGTTCATGAACCGTTACCTTACCCGTATGAGCCGGATTATCATGGACAACGGCGGCACCGTGGACAAGTTTATCGGGGATGCTATCATGGCTTTCTGGGGGGCGCCCAAGGATGAACCCGACCATGCCGGAAAAGCCGTGGAAACGGCCCTGGCCATGATAAAGTCACTGGAAGACCTCAATCTTGAGTTCGCGTCCCTGGGCCTGCCCCGGGTCCGTATCGGGGTGGGCATCAATACCGGCATCGTGAGTGTGGGAAATTTCGGCAGCCAGGACCGCTTTGACTATACGGTGATGGGGGACAACGTCAACCTGGCCTCCCGTCTTGAGGGGACTAACAAAACCTACGGCACGGTTATCTTGGTTTCCCAGGCCACCAAGGCGGCGGTGGACGGGCGTTTTGAATTTGGCTATGTGGATGAAGTCAGGGTCAAGGGCAAGGAGATCCCCGTTAAAATTTACACCCCAATGGTCGGGGGGAAAGGGGCAGACCAGCTGCCCGGATGAGGGGGGGGCGTTTCCGGCATCCGGGGAAACAGGCCGGCAGCCGTTCATCTGTTGAGATCTTTTTCCACAGGTATATAGGTGAATGGAAGCTGGAAATACTCGAAGAATTTGGCTGTTTTTTTCATGGTCAGACCGGAGAACAGGGCCGGCAGGCTGATCCCCACGCCGAGGTAGATGTTCCTCTCCCGGTTTTCTTCCCCGGGGTATCCCCGGGCATAATATCCCAATTGGAGTTCAAAGTGGCGGGCCGGGGTATGCTTCAGGGCTTTGAAACCGTTCATTCGGACGGCCATGAGGAATTTCATGTTTTCATAATCGGTGAACACATCGGTTTTGTCGAATTCCGGAACATATTCAACCCTGAAATTGATTTTTTCACTAAGGCGGGGGCGGGTGTAGAAAAGGTAGGCTGTGGCCGCACCGGCAAGATTCATGAGAAGGTCTTCGTGGGAAAATCCGTAATCGCTGAAGGCGTCTCCCAATTCCATGTAACTCATCATGGCAAAGGAGGAGGCGGCCCCCCAAAGCCCGGCTTCCTCCCTGGAAAAAGACCAGTGATCAAAGGTCGAGGAGAGGATGTGGGAAAGGGCATAGGTAAAATAAAAGTGCCCCAGCTTGTCTGCTCCCCCTTCCTTGGTCCCGTCGGAAAACCAGCCTTCGCTTTCCCTTTTAGGTGCGGTGTCAAAATAGTCCCATTTGGCCATGCCCCAGGCGGTGATGGCCGTAATCCCGGCCAGATTGGTCATGAACACCTTATCTGATTTGGAAAGATCCTGTGCCTCCCATGCCCAGGCAGGGGGGACGGCCAGGACGATGCCTATGACCAGGCCGAATCCGGCCAGGATGGCGATACTTTTTTTTAAAAGTTTCATTTTTATATTCCCCAAATGTTAAAGGAAAAATGGAGAGACAGTCTGGAACGGGTATTTCTGTATTGGGTATCTGAGGGGTGATTGAACAGCAACCTGGGTTTCGTCCGCTGGATCCGGAATTCAATTGTGAGTGTATCCCAAAATGGGCAGGGCTTCAATTTAAAAATAAGGGCAGTCTGTAAGGTGGGGATATAAGCGGTGTTTCGTTTGGGGGGTATTGTTATTTGGAGAGGCGTAACCCGGCCGCGGCACGGGCGAACGCTTCCATTAAAGCATTCCCGGTCGTCCTGACCGGGAATGCAGCGAACGGCCTGCCGTCTTCGCCGTCCTGGCAGCCGACAGGCCTCACGCCATTACAGCGTCCACCCGCACCACGGCCTAGTCATCCCGTCAAATTTTAGAAACGGCCATTTTCAAGCCATGATTTCCCTTGCAATCCGAAGTAATGCCAGTTTACTTTCCAATAATTTTGGTTTGCACAGAATCAACTTCATCCGGTATTAAATTGCTTCTTAAAGACCTGCGGCGCCGGGAAAAATGTCCATTTTATTAAACCACATTGTTCCGAAAGTGTGTGCAGTACGCCCAGTCTTAATCCAACGATGGGTTATCTGTTGCCTTTAGTTTGAATTGGAGAGCCACACTCTTCACAGAATTTTGCTGATGGCGACACTGGATGTCCCTGTTCACATCTTCTAATGTTATCGTTATCTTTAATTTTTATAGCGGAATATAAAGTTCCTACTGCTGCAGAATAGAACGGTAAAAGATGACCAGAAATGAATCTTGCAGTAGATATTTCATTTTCATCCGGCCCAACATTTATCATGTATATGAAATTGAAAATTGCGTATATAAAAAGAAAGTTGATCGACCTTCTTAGCCATTTAGGACATCCTCTTAAAGCAGCCTTCCAAAAATCTTTTCGCTTGAAATCTTTTGTAAGTTGAGTAGAGATTAATACTGTAGGGAACCAAACTACAAAAACGCCTATAGCTAAAAAAAAGACTTTATCATAATGCTCGAAAGATATTTTTAAAATTGTTGATAAATGGATGATAATAGTCGTGAGCAGGCCTGTTGCAGATAGAACTACAAAAGGAGTAAGTATTATTTTAAACATATGATGTTCTTCCTACAGATAACCGTTGAATATCAGATCAACTTTCCCTGTGTAACTAATTGGATCTACTAAACATCTCTTGTAGCGAAAGGCAAGAATAAATTTAATGCCCTGTTAAATTCTTTTTTTAAAGATAACAAAAAATTATACTCTGTATGAGTATCCTTAATTTCCCAGACAGATTGTCGGTGCCGGGGATCCATTTTAATATAGTTTAATGTGGGGCTGAAATGGCAGAGGATATTGTTTTAAGCCCAAGGCCGGTGCTATGGTTTGGGGTTCGAATTTTCAGATGTGTTGGCCCTGTGGGCTGTTCGCCGGCCGGTGGTATCTCTTTTTTAAGTATGGTATATAGGAACGCCGCACCTGGACAGTCGGGTGCGGGTGGCCTTAAATCAGATAAAATAAGTTGGACGTGTGAAGAAGAATAGTTACAGCCTTGCAGGAAATGTGTTAGCCATCAATACCGAATCCGGTGAATTTAAATTCAAAATCGGGGAGGATACCGGAACGGCCAAGGCCCAGCGTATTGCAGAGCTCATGGTGGGTGAAATGGAAAAGGTGGAAGAGCAGTTCCGGGGTGTCCGGGAAAAATCCAGCCCCTATGCAAAGCTGCTGCTGGCCAATTTGAATATTTCCGAACAATACCTGCATCTTGAGAAGGAATATAACCGGCTGATTCAGGAATGCGAACAGCTTAAGTCGGTACACCGGCCGTTGGCAGTTAAGGTGGAATTGCCTGAGATCCCTGATGTGCCGGAACCTGCGGAACCCACTGAAGTTCAGGAGGCCCAGGAAAGGGGCCAGGCAAAGGAAGAGGAGACGCCCCCTGAACCCGAGGCGGCACCGGCGCCGGAAGATACGGAAAAACCGGCTGGGGAGCCAGCCCCGGAAAGCAGGGAAATGCCTTCGGAACCCGGCCCCCTGGTGAAACAGGTTCTGGAAACCCTGAGGCAGTCAAGGCCGGCGGAGGGTGAGCAGAGAACCGAGGCCGGGAACCAAGCGCCGGCGTCCGGCATGGCGACGGAAAGGTCGACGGAATCTGGAACCGGGGAAGAGGCCGGAGAAAGGGACGCTGCAAGGGGTACAGATGAGGCGGCCGGGTCTGAACGACCCGCCGGTGATGCCATGCCTGCCAGGGTGAAAATCAACAGCCATGAGGGGCCGGCAGCGGTGACCAGGACACCGGCACCGGTTGGCAGCGGGGCATTCAGACTCCCTTCCCTGGATTTCCTCAACCGCCCGGAAACCCGGATGGAGGTGGACCACGAGGCCATCCGCCGGGATGCGGAGTTGCTGGAGCAGAAGCTGGGGTATTTCGGCATCAAGGGCGAGGTCATGGAGGTCTCTCCGGGACCCGTTATTACCACCTTTGAATACAAGCCTGCCCCGGGTATCAAGATCAGTAAGATCGTCAACCTGGCAGATGACCTGGCACTGGCCCTCAGCGCCCTGAGCATCCGCCTGGTGGCCCCCATCCCGGGCAAGGATGTCATCGGCATTGAGATCCCCAATGAACGGATGAGCATTGTTCCCTTTGCCGATATCGTGGGGTCAGAGGCCTTCATGAATATCGACTCCCGCACCCCCATCTGCCTGGGCAAGGACATCATCGGCAACCCCGTGGTGGTGGGACTGGACAAAATGCCCCACCTGCTCATTGCGGGGGCCACGGGCACGGGCAAGAGCGTGGCCCTCAACGCCATGATCACCAGTATCCTCTACAAATCTTCGCCGGAAATGGTGAAGTTCATCATGATCGACCCCAAGCGCATCGAGCTGTCCCTGTTCAACGACATCCCCCATCTCATCACCCCGGTGATCACGGACATGAAAAAGGCCAATATTGCATTGCAGTGGGTGGTGCGTGAGATGGAGCGGCGGTATGAAAAGCTGGCCAAACTCCAGGTGAGAAACATTGAGCAGTACAACAGGAAGATCAAACAGGGGAATATCGGCCACTTGGGTGAGGAATTCGAACATTTTTCATACATTGTCATCATCATTGACGAGCTGGCCGACCTCATGATGACCGCTTCCAAGGATATTGAATTTTCCCTCACCCGCATCGCCCAGATGGCACGGGCGGCAGGGATTCATCTTATCCTGGCCACCCAGCGCCCCTCGGTGGATGTCCTCACCGGGATCATCAAGGCCAACTTCCCCACCCGGATTTCTTTCCAGGTTTCTTCCAAAACCGATTCCCGGACCATTATTGACTCCAACGGGGCCGAAACCCTGCTGGGACGGGGGGATATGCTGTTTGTTCCGCCGGGGACCGCCCGGCTGACCCGGGTCCACGGCACCTACCTTTCCGAAAGGGAGCTGATCACCATCACCGATTCCCTCAAGTCCCAGGGCCGGCCCGATTACCTTCTGGAGGTGATTACGGAAAGGGAGGAGGAGCCAGTGACCGCAGAGGTGGGCGAGGATGACTACGACGAAAAATACCAGGCGGCCCTGGATTTTGTCCTGTCCACCCGGCAGGCTTCCATCTCCAGTGTCCAGCGTGCCCTGAGGGTGGGGTACAACCGGGCCGCACGGATCATCGATCTCATGGAGAAAAAAGGGGTGGTGGGGCCTTCTGACGGGGTCAAGCCCCGCCAGGTGCTGGTGGACCACCGGATGGATTAAATCACGGATTTAAGCGCCGCTTCAACCTCCCCATAGGCGGCATTGCTGGAAAGGGTGAGGGAATGGTAGCCGTCTCCCCCGAATCTTCTGTCCAGTTCGATGAACACATGGGTGAGGCCTCCGTCGGTGATAAAGGAGAGTTCCACCTCTTCCACCCGGCTGAAACCGAAACCTTTGGGCTTGAATTCCAATTCCTGGTAGCATCCCGATGCCGAGGCAAACCCGTCTCCGTTTAGGAATCCCTTTTCCACGTCGGCTTTCACCATTTTAAATCCGTTTTGGTGCATGGCGTCGATGAAATGGGCCATGACCGGGCCGGGGTGGATATGCAGGGAGTCCCGGTCCTTGGGATCGATGGCATTGTCGATGTCCAGGGAGGTCTCGAGCCAGACCTTGCACCGGTTCTTCGGGATATCCAGCACCGTCACCGGGGTTTCGGGATGGAGTTCAAAGGCAAAATCCAGGGAGTGCCTCTCCCCGGGGTTCAGGGTAAAGGCTTCGCAGATGGCGTATTCTTCAAGGGTGTGGGTGAGGTTGCACTCCGTGTCCTCCCCCTCCTGCTTGGCCAGGGTGTTGAGTTGCAGGTTAATGGCGGACACCTCCTGTTCCACATTCCCCCCCTTGATCTCTATGCGGCCCTCCAAGGTGCCCCCGGGCATGAATTCATCGGTTGTCAGGACGGCATCCACACTGGCGGACCCGATGCCGATTTTGGCAAAAATTTTTTTAAACATGATGCAATAACCTTTCCTATAATAAGATTCAGCGGATTGATCGTGACCAGAAGAATTACCAGCAGTGTGAGTGTATTTCAATAGGTCAGGCATCTTTTTACCTTGTGATCAGCGTTCCAAAATCATTCTCATGTCAGCAAGGGGACATAATAGTTATTCTGGGAAATGAAAGTTCTTAAATCCCAGATATCGTTATGTGGTTTTTGCAATATCAGTTTGATGAAATTCCGGTTTTCTTTTTCCGGGTCTTTGGTGGATCGTTTTATCAGAAAATTGCGCACTTTGTTTTTATGGCGCCACACCAATGCCATGGCAAGTAAGCTGTTTATGCGGGTTTGCGGTGCCGGGTCCTCCACGGCGCATCTTTTGAGGAATCCCAATTCCGCCTCATTATGCCATCCGAATGCGATGGCCCAAATGGCAATTGCACGTACCTCCGGATCCGGATTCCCACTGGCCTCTTTGTGGAGAACGTCAAACTGCGCTGTGAGGAATTCATTTCCCCGGGTAATCTGGCCCGGGTCTAAAATGGACGCCAGTTTGAAACTTCTATGGCGCAGGTCCCAGTATTTTTTGTAAAATGAACGATGTGATGAGAGGTGGATTTCTTCGGCGATTTCCTTGACAGCAAGCAATCTGATCCGGATATCCGAGTCGTTTTTCGCTCTCTGTTCAAGGGTTGCCATCCATCTGGGACTTTCCGATCTGTCCCCGGTGGTCTGGATAATGAGTTTTTGATTGGCTGAATAATAAAAAATGGCCCTTTCACGGATGCTGATGTCGGGGTCATTCATCATCAGGTCGTAGAGCACCGGGAGAATCCTCTTGGCCTCATTGATTTTTGATGTGTCTGAGTGGTAATTGACACACCTTCCCCATATGGCATAGGATAAAAACTCCATTCCCATGGCGCGGATTGCCGGCTCGACATCATTTTTCATTTTTTCTTTTATAAAAGCCAATAGCTGCGGGTCCCCGTTCCAGTTTTCTATTATGGCTGCAATAATATCCCCACGGGTGTCTGGGCTGCGTTCATCGGCGACCAGGGTGTCCAGAAAGCTGAGAACCGGTGAACGGCATTCCCATCCTTTAACGATGGCACCCAAGGCATTCAGCCGAATGGTAAAAAGGGGATCGTGGCGTGCCATATTCTGAAGGAAACCAAAGGCCTCCGGGTCTTCGCTCCATCCCTGCCCAAGTGCCGATATGAGGGCATTTTTGACCTGGTTGACATCGTAGTCCTCCCGTGCTTTGGTTTTTTGGGCAACGGCATTGACTGCAATATCCCTCGCCCTGGGATTGCCGCCCCAGTTTTTGGCCAGGTATTCGATATATTTGATGACGTATGTATAACCGGTTTCCATGTCAATACGCCGGGAAATGGCATCCAGGATGGCGGGCTCCCTGCTCCAGGAGCGTTGCATGGCATACATGGCCGCCTGGCGGACACGCCCCAGGCGGTCAGAGCGAACAATCTCCGCCATGATCGGGCCGATATCGGCCCGGCCGGGCCACTCCCGTTCAATGGCGGTGATGGCTCCCCTGCGAATCACCTCTTCTTTGTCATTCAGCGCCTTTAACGCATAATCCAGCCGTTCTTTATGGGGCTGCAGCGCAAACCCCATCTGCCAGGCCGCCATGCGGGCGGTGGCCTCTTTTCTGCGGTTGAGCGCGTCGATGGTTTTTTGAAGTTTATGGGAAACAGGGACCAGCGGGGCCAGGGCGCTAAAGGCTTTTAATCCTTCTTCCAGAAATCGGGCCGACTCTTTTTTTCTGAATTGGGGGGCATGCTCCGATATATCCGATGCCAATTCCTCAAGCAGTTTCCGGCCGTAATCCAGATCTTCAATGCTGCCGGTTTCACCCAGGCAGCGGACGGCAAATGCCCGGTTAAATGGGATGGGGCGTCGGCACTGGGTCCGCAGGTACTCCACCACATCCCGGATGGGAGTGCCCTGGTCCTGGAGCATGGCAATGAGCAGCAGCAGGACCTCTTCCCATTCACCGCCCTGCCAGTGGGCACCGAAAATCTCCCGGGTCAGCCAGGTGAAATCCGACATTTTGGCGTTGAACTGTGCCTGGCAGTCCAATGCGGCGAAGTATTCCATGAAGGTTCTGTGGACAAAACCGAATACCCGCTCCCCGATGCCCGCCAGCACATAGGTTCTTTCCATCAGATGCTGGAGGATATCAATGGTCACGGCCTCGGCAATGCCCTGGGACAGGCTGTATTTTTTTCTAAGGTAGTCAGACACAATCGTGTAGAGCGGGGCATAGGCGATGGCGTTCAACTCTCTGTTTTCCTGGCCGTGCCCGAGCATATACCGGGCTACCCGCTGCAGGATTTCAGCTTTCTGAGCGGTGCGGATCTGGACGTCTGACCTGAATTCAATGTTTTTAATTCCCTTGCCCATCTCCCAGTCTTCAAGCAGGGTATCGGCACAGCGTTTATAGAGGCGCCATCTTTCATTGGGCAGGTCCCTGTCCTTATAGATTACCGCCATCATGGTCAGAAGCAGGGGATTGCCGGCCAGATCAAGAAGGCGGGGGCTTTCGGTTATCCGCTGAACCAGCCCCTGGGCGGTGCGTTCGGTTCCCTCCAGTGTATAATACCGGTACCACTGGAGGGTGAAATTCCGGATCTGGTTCAATGTAAGGGGCAGCAGGGTATAATGGGAGAAACCCGCCAGGCCCAGTTCATATCCGCTGTAGCCGGCGATCCGGGAGGTCACGATAATGCATGCGCCGGGGTACCGGTTGGCGAAGTTTTCAAATTGGTTGATGACGCTGATACGCTGGTCGGGGTCAAACACCTCATCCAGACCGTCAAAGAAGACCAGGGCCCGTTTCTTTTCTTCCAGAAGGGCCACCAGGCTCTCCCCATCAATGGTGACATCGTAAAATTCCTTTGTGTTTCTGATGATGTATTGGATGAAGTCTTCTGCCCCATGGAGCACATATTTCCTCAGTTCGATGAGGAAGGGAACCGGGGCATTGTCCAGATGCAGGGGCAGGGGGGAAGCACCGGTGCCGCGCCTGCACATTCTGAGCATGGCATAGTGGAGGATGGTGGTTTTGCCGGAACCCGGTCCACCGAGAATCACCTGGGCCGGCTCCTTGGCCAGCAGATCCAAGACCATCTCAGGATTTGACCCATACATGGGATCTTCCCAATCCGGTTCCAGACCGGAATCCGGGGTTTTCCCATCCGGCTCCCCTTCCCCATGCCGGCTCCCGTATATGATTTTCTGATATTCCCTGATTTCATCGGGGATGTCTTTGGGAGAAATTCCATGGGCCGCCAGCTGGGGTTCGAACACATCCGTCAGCGGGATTTTGGCAATGCCCCCGTGTTTGCCGGCGCCGGCGATGACCTGGAGGCGGACCCACTGGTGCTTGTCTCCCACCGCCTGCCGGTACCGGTCCCAGTCCGTGGCCTGCCGTTTGGTTTGTACCCCGGTTTCCTTCTCCCAGTTGACAATTGCTTCATTGACCTGGCGGGCCAGCCCGTCGGCGGTTTCGAAGAAATTGACCATATGCCGCTCGCCATTGATGATTTCTTCACGGAAGGATTCTATTTTTTGGGCTGCCGCGCCTTTATCCTGTTTGTTTTTCGGCCAGGGGGCCTCCTCGGACATGAGGAACATCAGACATGGGATATGGGTTTCCAATGCTTTTCGGTATTCCATTTCCGTGATGGAATAGCCGTGGGGGTTGTTTTTTATTGGGACGAAGCCGTAGCGATAGGCAAAGATACCGACATAGACATCACAGGAGGCCACATCTTCAAGGCATCTGTCCACAGGGCGCTTGTCTTCGGCCACGTAGTATTCCATGGCCACATCTTCATGGCCCAGCCGCTTTAACGCCAGGCAGACTTCTTTACGATGGGCTTCTAAATCACTGAAGGTCGAGGAAACATATATTCGTGCCATATCTTTTACCGTTCTTTGTTTTAGTTTAACGATTTGGATAATTGACCGGTACCGGGGCAGATGGCCAATTCAGTGCGTGGACCAGGATGAAGACCGTTCCAGAGGGGGATGTGTCATAGTAAAATATTTTAAAGAAAAATCAATAGGCTGGATAAAAAAGCGATGGATCTCCCATGGCCGGGGAGCGGAGTTCTGGGATCTGAGGATCTCCCGAACCGTTCCTCATTTTTACAGACGCCTTCGGTCTGTGAGCGCCGGTCCGCCCCGGGATCCCTTGGGGCCTGCTAACCTTTAAAGGTCCCGGCTTCAATGTTCAGTTTGCGCATTTTATTCCTCAGGGTGGAGGGATTTAATCCCAGGAGGGCAGCGGCGCCATTTTCGCCGTGGACCTTCCCCCGGGAGGCTGACAATGCGGCGCAGATGCTCTCTTTAATGGTTTTTTCCAGGGGCTGGACCGGTGCGGTGGGGGCTTCGGGAGCCGAGGGGCCAGTTGGGCGGCCGTCCAGGGCCCGGCGGATCCGTTGGTCAATCAGATTGGTCAATTCCCTGTGATTCCGGGCGGCGGGGGCGGGGGCAGACGGCTCTATGGGCAAAAGGGATTCCAGGTGCAGGGCCCCGTCGGGAAAGAGGATTAAGGCCCTTTCCACGAAATTTTCAAGTTCCCTGACATTCCCCGGCCAGGGATAGGCCTTGATACGGTTGACGGTGTCAAGGCCGATCACAGGCCGGGGAGAAATGTTGAGCCGGGCACAGGCCCGGTCCAGAAAATGGCGGACAAGGGCCGGGATGTCCCGGGTCCGTTCCCTTAAGGGGGGCAGGTACACGGGAAATACATAGAGACGGTAATAGAGGTCTTCCCTGAAACTGCCCTCCCGGATCATGGCTTTCAGATCCCGGTTGGTGGCGGCGATGATCCGGACATCCACAGGAATGGAGGATTTGCCCCCCAGCCGTTCCACTTTTCCGTTCTGCAATACCCTTAAAAACCGGACCTGGGCCTGGAGGGGCAGTTCCCCGATTTCATCCAGAAAAAGGGTGCCGCCGTGGGCCTGTTCAAATTTACCGGCATGGCTCTTGGCCGCTCCGGTGAAGGCCCCTTTTTCATACCCGAAAAGCTCGCTGTCGATGAGGGTGTCCGGAATGGCCCCGCAGTTGACCTTTATAAAGGGGGCCGCCGCCCTGGGGGAAATCCGTTGGACGGCATCGGCAATCAGTTCTTTTCCGGTGCCGGTTTCCCCTAAAATGAGAACCGGCGTCTCCTTGCCCTCCAGCTGGTGGACCACATCCATTGTCTTGCGGAGGCCGCTGCGGGCCCCGATGATGGGGGGGGCCTTGAGTTGGTGGAGTTCCTTTTCAAGGTGGCTTTTTTCCCTGTACAATTTCTCCTGGAAGGCCATGACCCGCCTGAATTTGAGCATATTGGACATGGCCAGGTTAAAGGGCCCCAGCAGCAGTTTCATTTTCCGTATCTGGGTCCGGGTATAGCTGAGCTTCCCCTTCCCGATAAAGCAGAGATGGCCCACGGTTTTTTCCCCCGATTTCATGATACCGACCAGATAGGAGCTGGGCTTGTAGGGCAGCAGATGGGAAATGGCCCGCCGGTGGTCGTCGGAAACGGTGTTGGTCAGTTCGTCTGAAATCACGATGGGGTCGGGATTCTGCTCATGCATTTCCATGTACCGGGCATTTTCATCAGAGAGGGGCAGGGCGGTCTCCACATAATTAAAACTGTCCTTTGTCACCAGGAACAGCAGTTTGATGGCCTTGAGCTGCCGGGAGTACTGGTGAAGGGAAATCCCGTCAATGGGGAAATGGTCTTTTAGAAAATCAAAGACCCGGACCATGGATTCGGAGAGGTCCAAACTCCCTGAAATATGGGATACCGCCTCCTGGAAAAATAAAAAGTCCTCATTGGTGTTGTGCGCATCCATGGCAGGTCCCCGCTGTAATTTGTAAATATAACAATTTATCGTCTTATAAGACGTTTTTCAATAGAAATTGTTTTATAAGGCAGTCTATACGGGGTGTGGTTTTGTTGAACATCTTGATTTTATGCGTGTTTCGCTGTTGGCACGGAAGTTGATAATCCAGGATGGCTGTCTGGGTATGTGAATGAGAGATAAGAAAGGAAATCAATATGCCCCATAATGAAATGCCGGCATCCGGGGAGTGGACGGAACAGCGCCTGGGAAATGCCATTCAGACTTTGAAAGAGCAGCAAAATGACAGGGAGCTGGATCTGTTTCTGGAAGCCCGGCTGGCGGATCCGGACGCTTTCTGCCTTGCCAGCAGGACCCGGCTCTGGAATGAGCTGGGATTGAGCAAGGTCCGCCAGGATGCCCCGGAACAGGCGGCCCTCTGTTTTGGGAACGCCCTGGCCCTTTCCCCGGAATATACGGCGGCCCTCTACAATTTGGCCACCCTGGATATGAACCGGGGTGTTTTGGGTAAGGCCCTGGACCGGTATGAGCAGATATTGTCATCCCATCCGGATCATTTCGACGCCCTTTTAAATGCCGGGCTCTGCCATGCATGGGCCGATGACAAAGCCGCTGCCCTTCCCCTGTTCCTCAGGGCGGCCGGGGCGGATCCTGGAAACGGACAGGCCAGTTTCCTTGCAGGAGAAACCCTGCTCCAGGCCGGCAGGGCAAAAGAGGCCCTTCCCTATTTTGAATCGGCCTGCCGGATCAACCAGGGCCACTTCGAATCCCTCACCGGCCTTGCCATTGCCCGGCTCAAGTCCGGTGAGGCCGA encodes:
- a CDS encoding DUF2279 domain-containing protein, yielding MKLLKKSIAILAGFGLVIGIVLAVPPAWAWEAQDLSKSDKVFMTNLAGITAITAWGMAKWDYFDTAPKRESEGWFSDGTKEGGADKLGHFYFTYALSHILSSTFDHWSFSREEAGLWGAASSFAMMSYMELGDAFSDYGFSHEDLLMNLAGAATAYLFYTRPRLSEKINFRVEYVPEFDKTDVFTDYENMKFLMAVRMNGFKALKHTPARHFELQLGYYARGYPGEENRERNIYLGVGISLPALFSGLTMKKTAKFFEYFQLPFTYIPVEKDLNR
- a CDS encoding zinc ribbon domain-containing protein codes for the protein MFKIILTPFVVLSATGLLTTIIIHLSTILKISFEHYDKVFFLAIGVFVVWFPTVLISTQLTKDFKRKDFWKAALRGCPKWLRRSINFLFIYAIFNFIYMINVGPDENEISTARFISGHLLPFYSAAVGTLYSAIKIKDNDNIRRCEQGHPVSPSAKFCEECGSPIQTKGNR
- a CDS encoding DNA translocase FtsK; amino-acid sequence: MKKNSYSLAGNVLAINTESGEFKFKIGEDTGTAKAQRIAELMVGEMEKVEEQFRGVREKSSPYAKLLLANLNISEQYLHLEKEYNRLIQECEQLKSVHRPLAVKVELPEIPDVPEPAEPTEVQEAQERGQAKEEETPPEPEAAPAPEDTEKPAGEPAPESREMPSEPGPLVKQVLETLRQSRPAEGEQRTEAGNQAPASGMATERSTESGTGEEAGERDAARGTDEAAGSERPAGDAMPARVKINSHEGPAAVTRTPAPVGSGAFRLPSLDFLNRPETRMEVDHEAIRRDAELLEQKLGYFGIKGEVMEVSPGPVITTFEYKPAPGIKISKIVNLADDLALALSALSIRLVAPIPGKDVIGIEIPNERMSIVPFADIVGSEAFMNIDSRTPICLGKDIIGNPVVVGLDKMPHLLIAGATGTGKSVALNAMITSILYKSSPEMVKFIMIDPKRIELSLFNDIPHLITPVITDMKKANIALQWVVREMERRYEKLAKLQVRNIEQYNRKIKQGNIGHLGEEFEHFSYIVIIIDELADLMMTASKDIEFSLTRIAQMARAAGIHLILATQRPSVDVLTGIIKANFPTRISFQVSSKTDSRTIIDSNGAETLLGRGDMLFVPPGTARLTRVHGTYLSERELITITDSLKSQGRPDYLLEVITEREEEPVTAEVGEDDYDEKYQAALDFVLSTRQASISSVQRALRVGYNRAARIIDLMEKKGVVGPSDGVKPRQVLVDHRMD
- a CDS encoding sporulation protein; the encoded protein is MFKKIFAKIGIGSASVDAVLTTDEFMPGGTLEGRIEIKGGNVEQEVSAINLQLNTLAKQEGEDTECNLTHTLEEYAICEAFTLNPGERHSLDFAFELHPETPVTVLDIPKNRCKVWLETSLDIDNAIDPKDRDSLHIHPGPVMAHFIDAMHQNGFKMVKADVEKGFLNGDGFASASGCYQELEFKPKGFGFSRVEEVELSFITDGGLTHVFIELDRRFGGDGYHSLTLSSNAAYGEVEAALKSVI
- a CDS encoding DUF4062 domain-containing protein, with translation MARIYVSSTFSDLEAHRKEVCLALKRLGHEDVAMEYYVAEDKRPVDRCLEDVASCDVYVGIFAYRYGFVPIKNNPHGYSITEMEYRKALETHIPCLMFLMSEEAPWPKNKQDKGAAAQKIESFREEIINGERHMVNFFETADGLARQVNEAIVNWEKETGVQTKRQATDWDRYRQAVGDKHQWVRLQVIAGAGKHGGIAKIPLTDVFEPQLAAHGISPKDIPDEIREYQKIIYGSRHGEGEPDGKTPDSGLEPDWEDPMYGSNPEMVLDLLAKEPAQVILGGPGSGKTTILHYAMLRMCRRGTGASPLPLHLDNAPVPFLIELRKYVLHGAEDFIQYIIRNTKEFYDVTIDGESLVALLEEKKRALVFFDGLDEVFDPDQRISVINQFENFANRYPGACIIVTSRIAGYSGYELGLAGFSHYTLLPLTLNQIRNFTLQWYRYYTLEGTERTAQGLVQRITESPRLLDLAGNPLLLTMMAVIYKDRDLPNERWRLYKRCADTLLEDWEMGKGIKNIEFRSDVQIRTAQKAEILQRVARYMLGHGQENRELNAIAYAPLYTIVSDYLRKKYSLSQGIAEAVTIDILQHLMERTYVLAGIGERVFGFVHRTFMEYFAALDCQAQFNAKMSDFTWLTREIFGAHWQGGEWEEVLLLLIAMLQDQGTPIRDVVEYLRTQCRRPIPFNRAFAVRCLGETGSIEDLDYGRKLLEELASDISEHAPQFRKKESARFLEEGLKAFSALAPLVPVSHKLQKTIDALNRRKEATARMAAWQMGFALQPHKERLDYALKALNDKEEVIRRGAITAIEREWPGRADIGPIMAEIVRSDRLGRVRQAAMYAMQRSWSREPAILDAISRRIDMETGYTYVIKYIEYLAKNWGGNPRARDIAVNAVAQKTKAREDYDVNQVKNALISALGQGWSEDPEAFGFLQNMARHDPLFTIRLNALGAIVKGWECRSPVLSFLDTLVADERSPDTRGDIIAAIIENWNGDPQLLAFIKEKMKNDVEPAIRAMGMEFLSYAIWGRCVNYHSDTSKINEAKRILPVLYDLMMNDPDISIRERAIFYYSANQKLIIQTTGDRSESPRWMATLEQRAKNDSDIRIRLLAVKEIAEEIHLSSHRSFYKKYWDLRHRSFKLASILDPGQITRGNEFLTAQFDVLHKEASGNPDPEVRAIAIWAIAFGWHNEAELGFLKRCAVEDPAPQTRINSLLAMALVWRHKNKVRNFLIKRSTKDPEKENRNFIKLILQKPHNDIWDLRTFISQNNYYVPLLT